The Syntrophorhabdaceae bacterium sequence AAGCCGAAGAGATACCACCCTTTCCCGACAAGGAAGAGAGGGGGACGGAGAAGTTCTCCACCAATATGGAAGCCTTCTCCGAAGAATTGGCCCATTGCATCATGTGCCGGAACTGTAAGGCTATGTGTCCCGTCTGCTACTGCATCGACTGCGTCTTCAACGGCGACGAGTACCTGCCGAAAGGGGACGCGCTCCTGAACAAGGTGTTCAGGTCCGGCTCCCTTGAGATGCCCCAGGGCAAAGAGCTTTTTCACATGATCCGGATGTTCCATGTGTCCCAGGTATGCGTAGGCTGCGGCGCCTGCGAGGAGGCATGTCCCCAGGGTATCCCCCTCACGAAATATTTCAAAGGCGTTTCCGAAAGGCTCCAGTCCATGTTCTCTTACATGTCGGGGAGAAGCCTCGAAGAGGAGATTCCCTATCTCTCGTTTCAAGAGGATGAATTAAAAGATGCGGAAGATTGACACATACAGGGAACCCATTCCCTTAAGGCGGGTTTAAATGCAGATCGATGCGATCATAGGACTCGCGGGGCATAAGAAAGAAGATCTCTCGGTTTGCATGGGATGCAGGATCTGCGCCTCCGTCTGCACGGTGAACGACCTGGGCAAAGATCCCCATAATGCCGACATCATGGTGAACCCCCAGGAGCTTCTCGTCCGCCTCTTTCTCGGTGAGGAAATATCGGCGGATAATCCCCTTGTGCGTTACTGTACGAGCTGCTACCGGTGCACCGATGCCTGTCCGTGGAAGATCAGGATACCCGAGATAGTCCGGGGTTTGCGGGAGTCCCTGGAGATCGCATCTCCCTTCGAAAAAGCCTTCAAAGGATCGGTGAGAATCTGGGGCAGGGTGTACGAGCCTTACGTTTTCTTGATGTCCGTGCCTTTTCTCTTCAAGGAAGGATATATCAAGCATATGATGAAATGGACGGGGTACATGAGCATCCATCTGCCCCATAAAGTGAAAGGCGGGTCATGATGGAATACGGATACTATCCCGGCTGTTCTTTGACGGGCTCTGCCCGTAAGCTCGACAAAGGGGTGAAGCAAGTCCTGAAGCACCTCGGCCATACTTTGAGGGAGATACCCGATTGGAACTGCTGCGGCGCACTGGAATATGGGGATCGAAGCGAGCTCGTCTCTTTTTCGAAACAAAACCTTACGAAAGCCGGGGCCATGAAAGAGATTGTCGCCCCCTGTCCTGCATGCTACAAAAATCTCAAAGAGGCGGACGGGGAAGGGGCTTTCACCATCCTGAACCCTCTCGAGCTCCTAGATAAAGTGGATATAAAGGCTTCCAGAGACTTGAAGGGCATGGTCTTTACCCCTTATTACGGCTGTGTGCTCCTGAGGCCTGAGGGGACGGCGATCAAAAACAGGAACATTATGGAGGAGTTGATCACCTCCTTCGGGGGAGAAGTTGGTGGGGAGAAGATAAAGGATCGCTGCTGCGGAGGGAACCAGTTTTTTGCGAATAAATGGGCGACCGCAAGGCTCTCCACCCTGATTCTCGATCAGTCGAAGGGAACGGTCGTGGTCTTCTGTCCCCTTTGCCATATGGCGCTCCACACTTTCTCGAAAGAGAAGAAGGTAATCTATCTTACGGACCTGATACTTTACGTCATGGGAGAGCAAAAGACGCTATGATACTCATAATCGGCGGCGGCATAAGCGGCATTTCCGCCGCAAAGGTGATTCTTAAAGGGGGCGGCGAGGCGACGATCCTCGAATCTTCTCCGGCGACGGGGGGACTCATGGCTCGTATCGCCAATTGCAGGGTCGGATTTTCCACTTTCTTTGACGAGATAAAAGATAATCCCCGCCTGAGGGTGATCACGGGCCGCGGCATAGACTCCGTGAAGAAAAAAGACGGTTTTTTGGTGACCCTGGACGACGGGGAGACTCTCGAGGCAGAAAAGATAATCATCTCCACAGGCCTCACGCCTTACGATCCCGCCCGATACAAAGGGAAGAGGGTGCTCACGAGCCTCGAATATGACGCCCTTATCGACCAAAGGAATGGCGAGCTGCCTCCTGATTTTGAAAAGATCGCATTTGTGCTCTGCGTGGGCTCCCGCTCGGAGGAATACCCTCTGTGCTCCTCGGTCTGCTGCTCCTATTCGCTTCGGGAAATCAAGTGGACCCTTCAGAGGAGCGCCCCCGAGATCAAGGTGTTCTATAACGACCTCCGCTTTTTCGGACAGGAATTCTATCTGGAGAAATTGTATCGGGACAATGGTGTGGGTTTTGTCCGGGCCAATACAAGGTATTTCGACGAAGACGAAGACGGGGTCACGATACGCTATTATACCGATACCCTCCATGTTGAGCGGTTCAATTATGTGGTCCTTGCCATAGGCTTGCGTCCTAATAAGGAGCTCGTGAGGCTGAGCGGGCTTTTCGGTTTTACCCTCAATGAATATGGATTCGTGAAAGAGGAGACGCCGCTGGCCGCCGATGCCCCGGGCCTTTTTGTCTCCGGAGGGGCACTCGAACCCATGAACATCAAAGATTCCATTCTTACGGGCTTCGGCGCCGCCATACGTGCCTTGGGTAAAGAGGAACATTCGGAGCTGATCTACCGGGAGCCCGAGCCCGAGCTTGTAATACCGGAGGATAAGGATTCCTATCTTTTCTTTATCGGTTCGGGGGAGCCTTCAATGGCTTTTTTCGCCGAATACCTCTCTTCCAGGTTCATCAGGATTGCTGCCGCTCTGATCCGGAAAGGAAAGAAGGTGTATGTGGTCACGAAAAATCTCGTGACCCCGTCCCTTGCGGAATTGGAATATGAAAAGGCGAGACGGGATGGGGTCTTCTTCATCCACTTGGAAGAGGGCGAGCAGATAACCTTCGATGGAGAAAGTATCCATATCTCAGGGAGAAACCTTTCGCTCGAAGCACAGCTTGTAGTGAAATCGGATGATTACGAACCTCTTTTCAGGGACAGGGAATTTCTTTCTCTCTACAGGTCGGAGCCCCAGCTGAGGTGGTCGCCCACCAAATGGGGACGGAAGAGATATCATGCAGGCTTTATCAGACATCCCCGCGAGAAAAGATGGGAGGAGCGGGAAGTTTACGGCGCCCTCGGTGAAATGCTCCTTGACCGGGAGGAGGAGCGGGTATTGCCCGCGGTCAACGAGGAGCGCTGCTCCGGTTGCGGCTCGTGCAAAGATGCATGTCCCCATAGTGCGATCGAGATCCGTATCGAAGAGAAAAGTATCGCGGTCTTCGGCCCCCGTACCGTCTCCAGGGTGCCTGTCGCCCACGTGAAAGAGGACACCTGTGTGGGATGCGGCCTCTGCGCATCCACGTGCCCGTCGGATGTAATAAGCTATCCCGAAGCGAGCTGAGGAAAGGGGGCCAGGGGGGTTGCAGGGGACGACAACACTCTGATGCCTTAAATGTAAAGTTGTTGATATTTCATGTATTGAATATCAGTCATTCTTCCCGCTATATCCGAGGGGCGAGGCAGGGAGGATATGTTTTCATTAGTCGCCCAAAATAAGAAAAAGAGGTGAAGAAAGGGGGTGGATACCGAAGACAGGGGTCTAAGAAAGGTGGGAGAGGGGGTTTTTGTCAATAGCTTCCATGACCGCTCCGACCCTTCCGCACGACAGTATTTGCACAAGATTGGGAAGAGAGTGCCAGGAAAACACAAATCATAAGGGAGGATTTATGAAAAGATCATCATGGATGGTATGTTGTTTCGCGGTTGCCGCGTTTTTGGCTTCATTTCTCGTTCCCTCCTATAGTTCTGCCCAGGAGAAGGTAGTCACCCTGAAGGTAGCGAACTGGTTTCCCATTACCCATAAGCAGAGCCTTCTTCTCGATGCCTGGGGCAAGGAAGTAGAGAAGAAGACAGGCGGGAAAGTCAAGGTCAATTATTACGCGGCCGGTACGCTTGTGCCCGCAGCCCAGAGTTACGATGCAGTGACCAAAGGCATCAGTGATGTGGGCAACCATGTCCTCGGCTACACAGTGGGTAAGTTTCCCCTCATGGAGATTATAGACCTTCCCCTGGGTTACCCGAACAACACGGTTCCCACGAAAATGGCCAATGCCTTCTACAATAAGTTCAAACCCAAAGAATTCGAAGATATAAAGATCCTCTGGTTCCATGCCCAGGCCCCCGGTATAGTCCACACAAAAATAAAACCCATATCGAAACTCGAAGATTTGAAAGGCATGAAGATGAGGACCTACGGATCGAACGCTAAATTGATGGGATACCTCGGAGGAACCCCGGTCGCAATGCCCATGACGGATGTGTACGACTCCCTCTCGAGGGGCGTGGCTGACGGGCTGATGGCCGCCTACGAGGCCCTCGAAGGCTTCAGGGTCGGAGAGCAGGTAAAATACCATACGGAGAATTACGAGACATCTTATAGCGCCACCTTTGTGGTGGTCATGAACAAGAAGAAATGGAATTCCCTGTCGCCGGACGTGCAGAAGATAATAGACGGGATGAGTCCCCAGTATATCGAGAAGTTTGCCGTCATGTGGGACGAAATTGAGAAAAGCGGAAAGGAATATTGTATAAAACGGGGCAACAAGATCATCACCCTCGATAAGGCGGAGCAGGCGAGATGGGTCGCAAAGGCGGAACCTCTTTTTGACGACTATACAAAGAGAATGAAGGCAAAAGGACTGCCCGGCGAGGAGGCATTGAAGTTCGTCCGTGATTACCTGAAACCTTTCAGGAAATAAGGGGATATCAGCATCGCTTTCCATTCTATCGAGGAGGTAAGGGAATGCAGGTATTTCATTCCGTGGTTTTGAGAATCGGACGGGTGATGGACGTGGTCGGGGGGATTATTCTCACGCTCATGATGCTGATTACCGTCCTTGATGTGATCCTGCGGTTTTTCAAGAAACCGATCACCGGCACCTATGAGCTTGTATTCTTGGGAGGCGCCGTGGTAATCGGCTGCGCCATTCCCCTCACGTCGTGGGAAGGGGGGCATGTCGCCGTAGATTTCCTGCTCGAGCATTTTTCACCGGCTTTGAAGAAAATGATCAATATTATCACGAGAGTGATGGGGATCGCATTTTTTGCGGTCCTCGGAGCCAACCTCGCCATTCTCGGCACCGAACACTTTAAATCCGGAGAGGTCTCCCTCACCCTCCACGTACCTTATTACCCGGCTGCGTACATTCTGTCTTTATGCGCTTTCGTGGAATGTCTCGTGCTCATATCGTTGCTTATAAAAACTATTTCCGGGGGCGAACATGAATGAGACCGTCGTGGGAATCTTCGCACTCTGTCTGCTCCTGGGACTCTTTCTTACCGGTATCGAGCTGGCATTTGCCATGGGCATCATCGGCGTCGTGGGATTCGCGTACCTTGTCGACGTGCCGGCTGCCATGGGCCTTATTGCCAACGATTTTTTCGATGCCCTTGCCTCCTATGGGCTGACCGTGATCCCCCTCTTTGTCCTCATGGGCCAGATCGCCTTCAATGCGGGCATCGCGAAGCGTCTTTATGATTGTGCCCACAGGTTCCTCGGTCATATACCGGGCGGTCTCGCTATGGCCACGGTCGCCGGGGCCACGGCTTTCAAGGCAATCTGCGGCTCAGTAGCGGCCACGTCGGCTACCTTTGCGAGCGTGGCGGTGCCGGAGATGACCAAATACGGTTACGACAAAAAACTCTCTACCGGCATCGTGGCCACCGTCGGGACCCTGGGATGTCTCATCCCGCCCAGCGTGGTCCTGATTATTTTCGGTATCGTGACCCAGCAGTCGATCGGCCGGCTTTTTCTGGCCGGTATATTTCCCGGGCTGCTCATTGCATTCTTTTTTGTGGTAGTCATCTTCGGCTGGTGCAGGATCAATCCCTCTCTCGGCCCTAAGTGTGAGGCATTCACGTGGAGCGCCCGGTGGAAGACGGTGCCGGATGTGATATGGCCTCTCGTCATTTTCCTGGTGATCATCGTGGGTATGATGAAAGGGGTTTTTACGCCCACTGAAGCGGGCAGTATAGGGGCATTTTCAGTCCTCGTGCTATGCATCGCAAAAAAGAATATGAATTTCAGAGGTTATGTGAAATCGGTGAGAGAGTCCCTCAGGACCGCGTGTATGGTGCTGCTCCTCATCGCTACTTCAAACATGCTCGGACATTTTATCGCGGTGACCAATATGCCGGTCCTTCTCGGATCGTGGGTCCTGGGCCTCACGTTGCCTGCCTATGTGGTATGCTGCATGATTCTCCTCATTTACCTGATTGGGGGATCGTTCATCGATGACCTTGCCTTCATGATCCTGGCAACGCCTATATTTTTCCCCATCATCACCAAACTCGGGTACGATCCCCTATGGGCGGGCATAATGGTGGCGCTTACCGTCTGCATCGGCTCCGTGGTCCCCCCGGTGGCCATATGCGTCTTCATCGTCAAGAATATTACGAAAGTGCCTATGGGCATTATTTATGCCGGAGTCTATCCCTTTCTTATCGCTCTGGTGATGGTGGTTGTACTCTGTTTTTTATTTCCCCCGATCGTCCTTTACCTGCCTAATCTGCTTATGCCTTAACGAGGACGAGGGAGGCGGTGAAGAAGGGCCCTTAGCAATTAACGTGTGAAAAGAGGCGCGGGCGCTCGATCGTTGAGATGGGCCCGCGCAAGAACCATGAACAGGAGGAGGGAAAATGACGATTGGCGATCTACTTACGAGAAATGCGAATAAATTTCCTAAAAAGCCGGCTGTCGTCGATGAGGGCGGACCACTCACTTTTCAAACCCTGAATGAGCGGGTCAATCGGGTAGCCCGCTTCCTGATCGGTGCGGGTCTTAGGAAGGGAGATCGTATCGGGGCAGTGGTCCACAACTGCCATCAGTTTATGGAGATCTACTTTGCCGCGGCAAAAACGGGGGGAATTTTCTGTCCTTATAACAACCATCTGAAGGCCGAGGAACTGAAGGAGCTGATCGACTATTCCAGCCCCGCATTCCTCTTTCTCGATCAGGATTTTAGTGAAATGGTCGGGGCGATCAGGCCCGGCCTCAGTCCTTCTCTAAAGTATATCTGTCTGCAGGAATCCAAATGGCAGGGGATGGAGCAGTATGAAGACATCGCATCCGTTGGGGTTGCGGTGGAGCCCGGCGTGAAGGTAACGGAAGATGATGTGCTGAGCATAATCTTTACCGCCGGCACCACGGGGAGGCCCAAAGGCGCCATGAGGACTCATCGCCACCTGATGTCGGATGCGGTGGCGAGCGCCATAGAGTTGAGGGTCGAATATGACGAAAAGGTGCTGATTACATTTCCCATGTATCACGTTGCCGCGGAAGACAATATCGTGCGCCATTCCTTTATGCCCAACACGATCTATATCAAGAAGGAAGGCGGATTTAACCCCGCCGAGGTGCTCGAATATATTGCCCGCGAGGGGATCACGAGGTGTCAGTTCGTCCCCACCATGATCCACAGCCTTCTTCAGATCCCGGATGTGAAGAAGTTCGATCTTTCCAGCTTGAGGCTGATCCTCTATGCGGGCTCTCCCATGCCAGTGGAACTCCTGAGGCAGGCCCTGGAGATTTTCCCCTGCGGTTTTGCCCAGCTTTACGGTCAAACGGAAAGCGGCCCCTTTACCACGGTCCTCAAGCCTGAGGATCATATCGTGAGCGGTCCGGGGGCGAATCTGGAGAGACTCGCCTCTTCGGGAAAACCGGCGGTCAACTACGAGATCAGGATCGTCGATGAGAATGACCAGGACGTGGCCGTGGGAGAGGTAGGGGAGATCATATGCAGGAGCGAGGCTATGACGATCGGATACTGGCAGATGCCGGAGGCGACCGAAGAGAAGCTGAGGGGAGGATGGCTTCGCACCGGGGACCTCGGAAAATTCGATTCCGAAGGCTTCATCTATATCGTGGAACGAAAGAATGACATGATCATATCGGGCGGCGTCAATATTTATCCAAGGGAAGTGGAGGAGGTTCTCTACCGGCATCCGGCGGTTTCGGAAGTCTCCGTCATAGGCATACCGGACGAGCACTGGGGGGAGGTGGTCAAGGCCGCGGTGGTACTGAAAAACGGCTCCGCTGCCACAGACGCCGAGCTTATCGCCTTCTGCGGCGAGCGGCTGGCAGGGTACAAGAAGCCCAAGTCAGTCGATTTCTGGAAAGAGCTGCCCAAGAGCCCCCAGGGGAAGATATTGAAAAAGGAAATCAGGAAGTTCTACGGGAATAATTGACGGAAGGCCATCCCGGCTGAAGGACGGCCCCCATAGGTCCTTTCCATAAAGGCAGACCCCTTGCCGGCTCCAGGCAGACGCCATTCCGGCAAGGGGCGAATTTGATCTCTTATTCCATTTCTAATTCAAAGCGCTCTCTTCGTTGCCTTCGTCATCCGCTCCTCGATGTACTGGTAGTACACCTTCGTCGCGCCTTCCTCGTCGCCTCGATATCATCTTTGACTTAAGAATTGGAATTACACGTACGTGCCTGCGATATAATCGCTTAAATGCTTGATCTCGATCTTCTGCTCCTTGACTATTGCTTTGACCACGTCGCCGATTGAGATCACCCCCGCGAGGCGCCCGTGTTCAAACACGGGAAGGTGGCGGACCCGTTTCTCCGTCATAAGGGAGATGCATTCGTCTACTGTAGTCGAGGGCGACACGACATAAAGATCGCTCGTCATAATATCTTTGGTAAAGGTTTCCTTTGAGGACCGGCCTTCAAGTATGACTTTTCGCGCATAATCGCGTTCCGACACAATCCCCGCAACTTTTCCCCCATCGTCGAGCACGATGAGGGCGCCTATGCCTTTGTCCTGCATGAGCCCCAGTGCCCTGTAGACCAGTGTGTCGGTCGAGACGGTGGATACTTCACCACCCTTGCGTTTCAAGATCTGTTCCACGGTAGTTTTCATCTTACCTCCTCTGTTATGGTCCGGTACACCGAACGGACATGAGCATAAGGTGCTCCTCAAGCTCCCGCTCCTTCTCCTGAAAGGGACGAAGGCCGGCGCCCTGTAAATGGATTCGGTTATCCTGTTCATGATATTGTATACGGGAGTTGTTTAAAAGTCAATATACATATTATCAATAATTTGAATATCAATTAATTTAGTTTGATGAAACCATGGTGGTTTAAAGCCGGGAGAGCGATCTTTTTCTTTTACCGGCAATTCCATTTGTGGTATCTTCAGGTAACTTTCATATAATTCCGGGGTGCCTATGAATAGCATGAAAAGCATGTTTTTTCCCGACACGGTGGCGATAATCGGCGTCTCCAATTCTCCTGCGAATAACGGCAAGATCATTGTTGAAAACATGGACCGCTTCGGGTTCAAGGGGA is a genomic window containing:
- a CDS encoding long-chain fatty acid--CoA ligase, producing the protein MTIGDLLTRNANKFPKKPAVVDEGGPLTFQTLNERVNRVARFLIGAGLRKGDRIGAVVHNCHQFMEIYFAAAKTGGIFCPYNNHLKAEELKELIDYSSPAFLFLDQDFSEMVGAIRPGLSPSLKYICLQESKWQGMEQYEDIASVGVAVEPGVKVTEDDVLSIIFTAGTTGRPKGAMRTHRHLMSDAVASAIELRVEYDEKVLITFPMYHVAAEDNIVRHSFMPNTIYIKKEGGFNPAEVLEYIAREGITRCQFVPTMIHSLLQIPDVKKFDLSSLRLILYAGSPMPVELLRQALEIFPCGFAQLYGQTESGPFTTVLKPEDHIVSGPGANLERLASSGKPAVNYEIRIVDENDQDVAVGEVGEIICRSEAMTIGYWQMPEATEEKLRGGWLRTGDLGKFDSEGFIYIVERKNDMIISGGVNIYPREVEEVLYRHPAVSEVSVIGIPDEHWGEVVKAAVVLKNGSAATDAELIAFCGERLAGYKKPKSVDFWKELPKSPQGKILKKEIRKFYGNN
- a CDS encoding heterodisulfide reductase-related iron-sulfur binding cluster, whose protein sequence is MMEYGYYPGCSLTGSARKLDKGVKQVLKHLGHTLREIPDWNCCGALEYGDRSELVSFSKQNLTKAGAMKEIVAPCPACYKNLKEADGEGAFTILNPLELLDKVDIKASRDLKGMVFTPYYGCVLLRPEGTAIKNRNIMEELITSFGGEVGGEKIKDRCCGGNQFFANKWATARLSTLILDQSKGTVVVFCPLCHMALHTFSKEKKVIYLTDLILYVMGEQKTL
- a CDS encoding CBS domain-containing protein; the protein is MKTTVEQILKRKGGEVSTVSTDTLVYRALGLMQDKGIGALIVLDDGGKVAGIVSERDYARKVILEGRSSKETFTKDIMTSDLYVVSPSTTVDECISLMTEKRVRHLPVFEHGRLAGVISIGDVVKAIVKEQKIEIKHLSDYIAGTYV
- a CDS encoding TRAP transporter substrate-binding protein; the encoded protein is MKRSSWMVCCFAVAAFLASFLVPSYSSAQEKVVTLKVANWFPITHKQSLLLDAWGKEVEKKTGGKVKVNYYAAGTLVPAAQSYDAVTKGISDVGNHVLGYTVGKFPLMEIIDLPLGYPNNTVPTKMANAFYNKFKPKEFEDIKILWFHAQAPGIVHTKIKPISKLEDLKGMKMRTYGSNAKLMGYLGGTPVAMPMTDVYDSLSRGVADGLMAAYEALEGFRVGEQVKYHTENYETSYSATFVVVMNKKKWNSLSPDVQKIIDGMSPQYIEKFAVMWDEIEKSGKEYCIKRGNKIITLDKAEQARWVAKAEPLFDDYTKRMKAKGLPGEEALKFVRDYLKPFRK
- a CDS encoding TRAP transporter large permease; protein product: MNETVVGIFALCLLLGLFLTGIELAFAMGIIGVVGFAYLVDVPAAMGLIANDFFDALASYGLTVIPLFVLMGQIAFNAGIAKRLYDCAHRFLGHIPGGLAMATVAGATAFKAICGSVAATSATFASVAVPEMTKYGYDKKLSTGIVATVGTLGCLIPPSVVLIIFGIVTQQSIGRLFLAGIFPGLLIAFFFVVVIFGWCRINPSLGPKCEAFTWSARWKTVPDVIWPLVIFLVIIVGMMKGVFTPTEAGSIGAFSVLVLCIAKKNMNFRGYVKSVRESLRTACMVLLLIATSNMLGHFIAVTNMPVLLGSWVLGLTLPAYVVCCMILLIYLIGGSFIDDLAFMILATPIFFPIITKLGYDPLWAGIMVALTVCIGSVVPPVAICVFIVKNITKVPMGIIYAGVYPFLIALVMVVVLCFLFPPIVLYLPNLLMP
- a CDS encoding 4Fe-4S binding protein, whose protein sequence is MILIIGGGISGISAAKVILKGGGEATILESSPATGGLMARIANCRVGFSTFFDEIKDNPRLRVITGRGIDSVKKKDGFLVTLDDGETLEAEKIIISTGLTPYDPARYKGKRVLTSLEYDALIDQRNGELPPDFEKIAFVLCVGSRSEEYPLCSSVCCSYSLREIKWTLQRSAPEIKVFYNDLRFFGQEFYLEKLYRDNGVGFVRANTRYFDEDEDGVTIRYYTDTLHVERFNYVVLAIGLRPNKELVRLSGLFGFTLNEYGFVKEETPLAADAPGLFVSGGALEPMNIKDSILTGFGAAIRALGKEEHSELIYREPEPELVIPEDKDSYLFFIGSGEPSMAFFAEYLSSRFIRIAAALIRKGKKVYVVTKNLVTPSLAELEYEKARRDGVFFIHLEEGEQITFDGESIHISGRNLSLEAQLVVKSDDYEPLFRDREFLSLYRSEPQLRWSPTKWGRKRYHAGFIRHPREKRWEEREVYGALGEMLLDREEERVLPAVNEERCSGCGSCKDACPHSAIEIRIEEKSIAVFGPRTVSRVPVAHVKEDTCVGCGLCASTCPSDVISYPEAS
- a CDS encoding 4Fe-4S dicluster domain-containing protein; the protein is MQIDAIIGLAGHKKEDLSVCMGCRICASVCTVNDLGKDPHNADIMVNPQELLVRLFLGEEISADNPLVRYCTSCYRCTDACPWKIRIPEIVRGLRESLEIASPFEKAFKGSVRIWGRVYEPYVFLMSVPFLFKEGYIKHMMKWTGYMSIHLPHKVKGGS
- a CDS encoding TRAP transporter small permease, with the translated sequence MQVFHSVVLRIGRVMDVVGGIILTLMMLITVLDVILRFFKKPITGTYELVFLGGAVVIGCAIPLTSWEGGHVAVDFLLEHFSPALKKMINIITRVMGIAFFAVLGANLAILGTEHFKSGEVSLTLHVPYYPAAYILSLCAFVECLVLISLLIKTISGGEHE